The Henckelia pumila isolate YLH828 chromosome 2, ASM3356847v2, whole genome shotgun sequence genome includes a window with the following:
- the LOC140878948 gene encoding uncharacterized protein, translated as MAYDRSWMDRRYVNGSLNDEYINGIEVFVAFAKSNPTCLPDGTIRCPCNHKKCQNLSYWDENTVKFHLCRYGFVPNYYNWYFHGENYIRPSFEGVNMDAPSSSRSSRRTSTDDMPPNFANLRNPNSYFESEYQYEGEQSYYDYPNVTNEATVNEDPDANVIEDPHINVTEEDPNMIARALYDMIKSTEKEIWEGNPHGHTLLSVLARLLKMKYEHSMSERNYNDMCQLMTELCPADHNFPKNFNATKRLVKDMGLPVEKIDCCNNNCMIYWGIDSELTTCRFCEHPRYKQSRSRGFRKNMKQIAYKRMYYFPLTPRLQRLYASEATASHMRWHHEHVYDGETMTHPSDSPAWRNFTDTHPTFASEIRNVRLALSADGFQPFGQSGQQYSSWPVILTPYNLPPWMCMKDEYMFLTVLAPGPKNPKDKLDVFLQPLVTELQSLWHDGAITYDVHSRTNFTLRAALMWTISDFPAYAMLSGWSTAGKQACPHCMSDSEAFTLTHSRKTSWFDNHRKFLPVNHPLRRSRNLFRRGQTVSHTARPMRSGHELLDELDSYGFLPSYEWTLKSITKSYTKCQQAGGGREVFFGSCLTGVRTWSDILWM; from the coding sequence ATGGCTTATGATCGAAGTTGGATGGATCGGCGATATGTTAATGGATCATTGAATGACGAATACATTAATGGGATCGAGGTATTTGTTGCTTTTGCGAAGAGTAATCCGACATGTTTACCTGACGGAACTATAAGATGTCCATGTAACCATAAGAAATGTCAGAATCTATCTTATTGGGATGAGAATACGGTCAAGTTCCACTTGTGCAGGTATGGCTTTGTTCCTAACTATTACAATTGGTACTTTCATGGGGAAAATTACATCCGTCCATCATTTGAAGGAGTTAATATGGATGCACCATCCTCATCTCGAAGTAGTCGGCGTACGAGCACGGATGATATGCCACCCAATTTTGCAAATTTACGGAATCCAAACTCATATTTTGAGAGTGAATACCAATATGAAGGCGAACAATCTTATTATGATTACCCAAATGTAACTAATGAGGCGACAGTGAACGAGGATCCTGATGCCAATGTTATCGAAGATCCCCACATCAATGTCACCGAGGAGGATCCTAACATGATTGCTAGAgctttatatgatatgattaaaTCGACGGAGAAGGAGATTTGGGAAGGAAATCCACATGGACATACCTTGTTGTCTGTTCTTGCAAGGTTGCTGAAGATGAAATATGAGCATAGCATGTCTGAAAGGAATTACAATGACATGTGCCAATTAATGACAGAGTTATGTCCTGCCGATCACAATTTTCCAAAGAACTTCAATGCAACCAAGAGATTAGTCAAGGATATGGGTTTGCCGGTCGAAAAAATTGATTGTTGCAACAACAATTGCATGATATATTGGGGCATAGACAGCGAGTTGACGACATGCAGATTCTGTGAGCATCCACGCTACAAACAAAGTCGATCTCGTGGATTTAGGAAGAATATGAAGCAAATCGCATACAAGCGTATGTATTACTTCCCCCTTACGCCTCGTCTCCAAAGATTGTATGCCTCAGAAGCAACGGCGTCACACATGCGATGGCACCACGAGCATGTGTATGACGGAGAAACGATGACTCACCCTTCGGATTCACCTGCTTGGCGCAACTTCACAGACACACACCCTACCTTTGCCTCCGAGATAAGGAATGTGAGACTAGCACTTTCTGCTGATGGTTTCCAACCTTTTGGTCAGTCAGGTCAGCAATATTCGTCTTGGCCTGTGATTTTGACTCCATATAATTTGCCTCCTTGGATGTGCATGAAAGACGAGTATATGTTTCTGACTGTGCTTGCTCCTGGCCCAAAGAATCCAAAAGACAAACTCGATGTATTTCTACAACCACTAGTCACAGAACTTCAGTCACTCTGGCACGATGGTGCTATTACGTATGACGTTCATTCTCGTACAAACTTCACTTTGAGAGCAGCTCTGATGTGGACTATTAGTGATTTTCCAGCTTACGCAATGTTATCTGGTTGGAGCACCGCTGGTAAACAAGCATGTCCACATTGTATGTCAGACTCGGAGGCGTTCACACTAACACATAGCAGGAAAACAAGTTGGTTTGACAATCATAGAAAGTTTCTTCCCGTGAATCATCCATTGCGTCGGAGTAGAAATCTTTTCAGAAGAGGTCAAACTGTGTCGCACACTGCCAGACCTATGAGATCCGGACATGAATTACTCGACGAGTTGGACTCGTACGGTTTTTTACCATCGTACGAGTGGACGCTGAAGAGCATAACAAAGAGTTATACAAAATGTCAGCAAGCGGGTGGAGGAAGAGAAGTATTTTTTGGGAGTTGCCTTACTGGAGTTCGAACATGGTCAGACATACTTTGGATGTGA